From the genome of Paraburkholderia aromaticivorans, one region includes:
- a CDS encoding LLM class flavin-dependent oxidoreductase, translating into MSIEFIGMIQTRKVSETNAAQGPVIDIGYVEQFARAHEAAGFDRILVPHHSTSPDALLTVAHAASVTSKVHFMLAHRPGFVAPTLAARQLATLDHYSGGRLAVHIISGGDDAEQRRDGDFLSHDERYARTDEYLHILRRLWTEAKPFDHHGQYYRFEQGFSEVKPVQQPHIPVYFGGASAPALEIAGRHANVYALWGESKAQVREQVGRVRAQAAKHARTVRFSVSFRPILAATEAAAWERAEHILEETRRLRAAQGIGRGGPTQSEGARRLLAASGDSDRVDERLWTGVAKEIGGRSNSTALVGTPEQVAEALADYYALGVSTFLVRGFDPLEDAIDYGRELIPATRERIARVERVAA; encoded by the coding sequence GTGTCCATCGAATTCATCGGCATGATCCAGACCCGCAAGGTGTCCGAAACGAACGCGGCGCAAGGACCCGTCATCGACATCGGGTACGTCGAGCAGTTTGCCCGCGCGCATGAAGCCGCGGGCTTCGACCGTATCCTCGTGCCGCATCATTCCACGAGCCCGGATGCGCTGTTGACCGTCGCGCATGCGGCAAGCGTGACGAGCAAGGTGCACTTCATGCTCGCGCATCGGCCGGGCTTTGTCGCGCCCACGCTCGCCGCGCGGCAACTGGCGACGCTCGACCACTACTCAGGCGGCCGCCTCGCGGTTCACATCATCTCGGGCGGCGACGACGCCGAGCAGCGTCGCGACGGCGACTTCCTGTCTCACGACGAGCGCTACGCCCGCACCGACGAGTACCTGCACATCCTGCGGCGCCTCTGGACCGAGGCGAAGCCCTTCGATCACCACGGCCAGTACTACCGCTTCGAACAGGGGTTTTCCGAAGTGAAGCCCGTGCAGCAGCCGCATATCCCGGTGTATTTCGGCGGCGCGTCGGCGCCCGCGCTCGAAATCGCCGGCCGCCACGCGAACGTCTACGCATTGTGGGGCGAGTCGAAGGCGCAGGTGCGCGAGCAGGTGGGGCGAGTGCGCGCGCAAGCCGCGAAACACGCCCGCACCGTACGCTTCTCGGTGTCGTTCCGGCCGATTCTCGCGGCGACGGAGGCGGCGGCCTGGGAGCGCGCCGAACACATTCTCGAGGAAACCAGGCGGCTGCGCGCGGCGCAGGGGATCGGCCGGGGCGGTCCGACGCAAAGCGAAGGCGCGCGGCGGCTGCTTGCGGCATCGGGCGACTCGGATCGCGTGGACGAGCGCTTGTGGACCGGCGTCGCGAAGGAAATCGGCGGACGCTCGAACTCGACCGCGCTCGTCGGTACACCGGAGCAGGTCGCCGAGGCGCTCGCCGACTATTACGCGCTGGGGGTCTCGACGTTCCTCGTGCGCGGCTTCGATCCGCTGGAGGACGCCATCGACTACGGCCGTGAACTGATCCCGGCCACCCGCGAACGGATTGCGCGCGTCGAACGCGTGGCGGCGTGA
- a CDS encoding LLM class flavin-dependent oxidoreductase, whose protein sequence is MIPFSVLDLSPVTAGATPADAFRNTLDLAQHAEKWHYQRFWLAEHHNMTGIASAATSVVIGYVAGGTKTIRVGSGGIMLPNHAPLVIAEQFGTLASLYPGRIDLGLGRAPGTDQSTARALRRDLQNSADSFPDDVVELQRYFADPVPGQRIRAVPGAGLNVPLWLLGSSLFSAQLAAALGLPFAFASHFAPDYMLHALQAYRAQFRPSASLDKPYAMVGVNLFAADSNEEARRLFTSLQQQFINLRRGTPGQLQPPVERLDASEMELNNVAHSLACTAIGDRDAVREALKSIIDQTGANELMLTAQIYDHAARLRSFEIGAQVREELAAGQ, encoded by the coding sequence ATGATCCCCTTCTCGGTCCTCGACCTCTCGCCGGTCACCGCGGGCGCCACGCCGGCGGACGCGTTCAGGAATACGCTCGACCTCGCCCAGCATGCGGAAAAGTGGCACTACCAGCGCTTCTGGCTGGCGGAGCATCACAACATGACGGGCATTGCCAGCGCGGCGACCTCGGTCGTGATCGGCTACGTGGCGGGCGGCACGAAAACGATTCGCGTCGGCTCGGGCGGCATCATGCTGCCGAATCACGCGCCGCTCGTGATCGCGGAGCAGTTCGGCACGCTCGCCTCGCTTTACCCCGGCCGGATCGATCTGGGCCTCGGCCGCGCGCCCGGCACCGATCAGAGCACCGCTCGCGCGCTGCGCCGCGATCTGCAAAATAGCGCGGACTCGTTTCCCGACGACGTCGTCGAATTGCAGCGTTATTTCGCCGACCCCGTGCCGGGCCAGCGCATTCGCGCGGTGCCGGGCGCGGGTTTGAACGTGCCGCTATGGCTGCTCGGCTCGTCGCTCTTCAGCGCTCAACTCGCCGCGGCGCTCGGCCTGCCGTTCGCGTTCGCGTCGCATTTCGCGCCGGATTACATGCTGCACGCGCTGCAGGCGTATCGCGCGCAATTCCGTCCGTCTGCCTCGCTCGACAAACCGTATGCGATGGTCGGCGTCAATCTGTTCGCCGCGGATAGCAACGAGGAAGCGCGGCGCCTTTTCACCTCGCTGCAGCAGCAGTTCATCAATCTGCGGCGCGGCACGCCGGGTCAGTTGCAACCGCCGGTCGAGCGGCTCGATGCGTCGGAGATGGAATTGAACAACGTGGCGCACTCGCTCGCCTGCACGGCAATAGGCGATCGTGATGCGGTGCGCGAAGCGCTGAAGTCGATCATCGATCAAACCGGCGCCAACGAGTTGATGCTCACCGCGCAGATTTACGATCACGCGGCGCGACTGCGGTCGTTCGAGATCGGTGCGCAAGTGCGTGAGGAGTTGGCGGCCGGTCAGTAA
- a CDS encoding alpha/beta fold hydrolase has translation MSLRRLSLLATLSVCTPAFVCMPAVFAASAVTPAAAAPTMVGEGGPAATNAVNTANAANATNAVGDAGPAYGPELEGFNYPAPVSQYDFTSQGVALHMAYMDIKPAHANGRTAVLLHGKNFCAATWEPTIRQLNDAGYRVIAPDQIGFCKSSKPEHYQYSFQQLARNTHALLQSLGVTDATVIGHSTGGMLAIRYALMYPRETRQLVLVDPIGLEDWKAKGVPSLSVDQWYERELKTSADGIRRYEQFTYYAGQWRADYEPSVQMLAGMYRGPGKQILAWNSALLYDMIYTQPVVYELGQLSMPTLLLIGQKDTTAIAKDAAPPDVRAKIGHYPELGKAAAKAIPHATLVEFADLGHAPQMQDPQAFHKALLDWLTAAPTNR, from the coding sequence ATGAGTCTTCGCCGCCTTTCCTTGCTCGCCACGTTGAGCGTTTGCACGCCAGCCTTTGTCTGCATGCCCGCGGTTTTCGCTGCTTCAGCCGTCACGCCGGCCGCCGCCGCGCCGACCATGGTCGGCGAGGGCGGTCCGGCCGCCACCAACGCGGTGAACACCGCGAACGCAGCGAACGCCACGAACGCCGTCGGCGATGCCGGCCCGGCTTACGGTCCCGAGTTGGAGGGATTCAACTATCCGGCGCCGGTTAGCCAATACGACTTCACCTCGCAAGGGGTGGCGCTGCACATGGCCTACATGGATATCAAACCGGCGCACGCGAACGGCCGCACGGCAGTGTTGCTGCACGGCAAGAACTTCTGTGCGGCGACGTGGGAACCGACCATTCGCCAGTTGAACGACGCCGGTTATCGCGTGATCGCGCCGGACCAGATCGGCTTTTGCAAATCGAGCAAGCCTGAGCACTACCAGTACAGCTTTCAACAGCTCGCCCGCAATACGCACGCGTTGCTGCAATCGCTCGGCGTGACCGACGCGACCGTGATCGGCCACTCCACCGGCGGCATGCTGGCGATCCGCTACGCGCTGATGTATCCGCGCGAAACGCGGCAACTGGTGCTGGTCGACCCGATCGGTCTGGAGGACTGGAAGGCGAAGGGCGTGCCGTCGCTCTCCGTGGACCAGTGGTATGAGCGGGAGCTGAAGACGAGCGCCGACGGCATTCGCCGCTACGAGCAGTTCACCTATTACGCGGGGCAGTGGCGCGCGGACTACGAACCGTCGGTGCAGATGCTGGCGGGCATGTACCGCGGGCCTGGAAAACAGATTCTGGCGTGGAATTCCGCGCTGCTGTACGACATGATTTACACGCAGCCGGTGGTGTACGAACTGGGGCAGTTGAGCATGCCGACGCTATTGCTGATCGGCCAGAAAGACACCACCGCGATCGCTAAGGATGCGGCGCCTCCTGACGTGCGAGCGAAGATCGGCCATTACCCGGAACTGGGTAAGGCGGCTGCGAAGGCGATTCCGCACGCGACGCTAGTCGAGTTTGCCGACCTGGGTCACGCGCCGCAGATGCAGGACCCGCAGGCGTTTCACAAAGCGTTGCTGGACTGGCTGACAGCGGCGCCGACGAACCGCTAA
- the glgC gene encoding glucose-1-phosphate adenylyltransferase — MDTPARLNDLQRTTLAIVLAGGRGTRLGPLTNKRVKPAVHFGGKYRIIDFALSNCLNSGIRRIAVVTQYKAHSLLRHLQRGWSFLRGEFGEFIDLWPAQQRVEGAHWYRGTADAVFQNLDIIRSIRPKYVVVLAGDHIYKMDYTRMIADHAESGADCTVGCIEVPRMEAVAFGVMHVDENRRVTDFLEKPADPPCIPGRPDTALASMGIYVFSADYLYSLLEENISTVDTDHDFGKDILPRVVTQGTAIAHPFSMSCVSSDPNVEPYWRDVGTIDAYWAANLDLASTIPTLDLYDRSWPIWTYQEQLPPAKFVRDLKGLQGTGNNLIVCGGCVISGSQISRSVLSSNVKVSSFCNINEAVLLPQVTVGASCRLQKVVIDRGCAIPDGTVIGEDPASDAERFYRTDDGVVLVTPDALRQKV; from the coding sequence ATGGACACTCCGGCACGGCTGAACGATCTGCAACGCACCACCCTCGCCATCGTCCTCGCGGGCGGACGGGGCACGCGGCTCGGGCCGCTTACCAACAAACGCGTCAAGCCGGCCGTGCACTTCGGCGGCAAATACCGCATCATCGACTTCGCGCTCTCCAATTGCCTGAACTCCGGCATCCGCCGCATCGCGGTCGTCACCCAGTACAAGGCGCACTCGCTGCTGCGCCATCTGCAGCGTGGCTGGAGCTTCCTGCGCGGCGAATTCGGCGAGTTCATCGACCTGTGGCCCGCGCAACAACGCGTGGAAGGCGCGCACTGGTATCGCGGCACCGCGGACGCGGTGTTCCAGAACCTCGACATCATCCGTTCGATCCGGCCGAAATACGTGGTGGTGCTGGCGGGCGACCACATCTACAAGATGGACTACACGCGCATGATCGCCGACCACGCCGAAAGCGGCGCGGATTGCACCGTCGGCTGTATCGAGGTGCCGCGCATGGAGGCGGTGGCCTTCGGCGTGATGCACGTCGATGAAAACCGCCGCGTGACCGACTTCCTGGAAAAGCCCGCCGATCCGCCCTGCATTCCGGGCCGCCCGGATACGGCGCTCGCCAGCATGGGCATCTACGTGTTCAGCGCGGATTACCTGTATTCGCTGCTCGAAGAGAACATCTCGACCGTGGACACCGATCACGACTTCGGCAAGGACATCCTGCCGCGCGTGGTCACGCAAGGCACGGCGATCGCGCATCCGTTCAGCATGTCGTGCGTGTCGTCGGACCCGAACGTGGAACCGTACTGGCGCGACGTCGGCACGATCGACGCCTATTGGGCCGCCAATCTCGACCTCGCCTCCACCATCCCGACGCTCGATCTCTACGATCGCAGCTGGCCGATCTGGACGTACCAGGAGCAGTTGCCGCCCGCCAAGTTCGTGCGCGACCTGAAGGGGCTGCAAGGCACAGGCAACAATCTGATCGTGTGCGGGGGCTGCGTGATCTCGGGCTCGCAGATTTCGCGCTCGGTGCTCTCGTCGAATGTGAAAGTGAGTTCGTTCTGTAACATCAATGAGGCAGTCTTGTTGCCGCAGGTCACCGTCGGCGCGAGCTGCCGGCTGCAGAAAGTGGTGATAGACCGCGGCTGCGCGATACCGGACGGCACGGTAATCGGCGAAGATCCGGCAAGCGACGCCGAGCGCTTCTACCGTACCGATGACGGCGTCGTGCTGGTCACGCCGGACGCATTGCGGCAAAAGGTGTAG
- the glgA gene encoding glycogen synthase GlgA has protein sequence MTIRALHVASELYPLLKTGGLADVAGALPPALIERGADVRVLLPGFPAVLAGLTKLAPIAQLGRRFDAPGVTLERGTLAANGLIVYVIRAGTLYDRPGNPYLNDEHVPYGDNAQRFALLGWVAAQLAQQLDPAWSPQIVHAHDWHAGLAPAYLKAAERQHGRSFARSVFTVHNLAYQGVFPAHQFAQLGLPADYFNMHGVEFYGQLSFLKAGLYYSDRITTVSPTYAREIQTLAQGGGLDALLRHRSHDLSGILNGVDYTVWNPASDALLENHYSATRLAGKLACKEALQKRFGLAQKSDALLFGVVSRLTEQKGLDLLLEAVPEIVRHGGQLVVFGTGDPALENGLKRVAQSHAESVAVELGFDEKLAHTIVAGSDVIAVPSRFEPCGLTQLYALAYGSLPLVHCVGGLADTVVDASLENLADDLATGFVFERFDLKGIGAAIRRAFALHGRRTDWKATQRRAMRQDFGWGASAERYLALYRELT, from the coding sequence ATGACGATTCGCGCCCTGCACGTCGCAAGCGAGCTGTATCCCCTCCTCAAAACGGGCGGTCTCGCCGACGTCGCGGGCGCGTTGCCGCCCGCGCTGATCGAGCGCGGCGCGGATGTGCGGGTGCTGCTGCCCGGCTTCCCGGCGGTGCTCGCCGGTTTGACGAAGCTCGCGCCGATCGCGCAACTGGGGCGCCGGTTCGACGCACCGGGCGTCACGCTCGAACGCGGCACGCTGGCCGCCAACGGCCTGATCGTCTACGTGATCCGCGCGGGCACGCTGTACGACCGGCCCGGCAATCCCTACCTGAACGACGAGCACGTGCCGTACGGCGACAACGCCCAGCGTTTCGCGCTGCTCGGCTGGGTCGCCGCGCAGCTTGCCCAGCAGCTGGACCCGGCGTGGTCGCCGCAGATCGTCCACGCGCACGACTGGCACGCGGGGCTCGCGCCGGCCTATCTGAAGGCGGCCGAGCGCCAGCATGGCCGGTCCTTCGCGCGCAGCGTCTTCACGGTGCACAACCTCGCCTACCAAGGCGTGTTTCCCGCGCATCAGTTCGCACAACTAGGGCTGCCGGCCGACTACTTCAACATGCACGGCGTCGAGTTCTACGGGCAATTGTCGTTTCTCAAGGCGGGCCTCTACTACAGCGACCGCATCACCACCGTCAGCCCGACCTACGCGCGCGAAATCCAGACACTCGCTCAAGGCGGCGGACTCGACGCGCTGCTGCGCCATCGCTCGCACGACCTGAGCGGCATTCTGAACGGCGTCGACTACACGGTCTGGAATCCCGCCAGCGACGCGCTGCTCGAGAACCACTACAGCGCCACCCGCCTCGCCGGCAAACTGGCCTGCAAGGAAGCGCTGCAAAAGCGCTTCGGCCTCGCGCAGAAAAGCGACGCGCTGCTGTTCGGCGTGGTGAGCCGCCTGACCGAACAGAAGGGCCTCGACCTGTTGCTCGAGGCGGTGCCCGAGATCGTCCGGCATGGCGGACAACTGGTCGTATTCGGCACCGGCGACCCGGCGCTGGAGAACGGCTTGAAACGCGTCGCGCAGTCCCATGCGGAGTCCGTGGCGGTGGAACTCGGGTTCGACGAAAAGCTCGCGCATACCATCGTCGCGGGCAGCGACGTGATCGCGGTGCCGTCTCGATTCGAGCCTTGCGGGCTGACCCAGCTGTATGCGCTGGCTTATGGGTCGCTGCCGCTCGTGCATTGCGTCGGCGGCCTGGCGGACACGGTGGTGGACGCCTCCCTCGAAAATCTCGCAGACGACCTCGCCACCGGCTTCGTGTTCGAACGATTCGACCTAAAGGGAATCGGCGCCGCGATCCGCCGCGCGTTCGCCCTCCATGGACGCCGCACCGACTGGAAAGCGACGCAGCGGCGCGCGATGCGCCAGGACTTCGGCTGGGGGGCCTCGGCGGAGCGCTATCTGGCTCTGTATCGCGAGTTGACTTGA
- the pdxY gene encoding pyridoxal kinase PdxY, which translates to MTKSVLSIQSHVVFGHAGNSAAVFPMRRLGVNVWPLNTVQFSNHTQYGHWTGGAIEASEMVDLVDGIGAIGMLPRCDAVLSGYLGTPEQAQSVLEIVKAVKAANPRAWYFCDPVMGAVSGCKVEPGIQEFLVRTMPEVADAMAPNHTELQRLVGREIETLEEAVTACREIIARGPKLVLVKHLLDRNSLADRFNMLVVTEREAWMGQRPLYPFARQPVGVGDLTSAVFVARTLLGDSIRAAFEHTLAAVNAVVKATWQAGRYELELVAAQSEIAQPREWFDAWVAETA; encoded by the coding sequence ATGACGAAAAGCGTTCTGAGCATCCAGTCACATGTCGTCTTCGGGCACGCCGGTAACAGCGCGGCCGTGTTTCCGATGCGTCGGCTCGGCGTCAACGTCTGGCCGTTGAACACCGTGCAGTTTTCCAACCACACGCAATACGGGCATTGGACCGGCGGCGCAATCGAGGCGTCGGAAATGGTCGATCTGGTCGACGGCATCGGTGCGATCGGCATGCTGCCGCGTTGCGATGCCGTGCTGTCCGGCTATCTGGGCACACCCGAACAGGCCCAGTCGGTGCTGGAGATCGTCAAGGCCGTGAAGGCCGCCAACCCTCGCGCATGGTACTTCTGCGACCCGGTGATGGGCGCCGTGAGCGGCTGCAAGGTCGAGCCGGGCATTCAGGAGTTTCTCGTGCGCACCATGCCCGAGGTAGCCGACGCGATGGCGCCGAATCACACCGAACTGCAACGTCTGGTGGGCCGCGAGATCGAGACGCTGGAAGAAGCCGTCACGGCATGCCGCGAGATCATCGCGCGCGGCCCCAAACTGGTGCTGGTCAAACATCTGCTCGATCGCAACAGCCTCGCCGACCGCTTCAACATGCTGGTCGTCACCGAACGCGAAGCATGGATGGGGCAGCGTCCGCTCTATCCGTTCGCGCGGCAACCGGTGGGCGTGGGCGATCTGACGAGCGCGGTGTTCGTCGCGCGTACGCTGCTCGGCGATTCGATCCGCGCCGCGTTCGAGCACACGCTTGCCGCCGTGAATGCGGTCGTCAAGGCGACCTGGCAGGCCGGGCGCTATGAACTCGAACTGGTGGCCGCGCAAAGTGAAATCGCGCAGCCGCGCGAATGGTTCGACGCGTGGGTGGCAGAGACGGCGTGA